The genomic segment AGTCTCCTCCATAAATGTCCCGAACCAGCTTGTCCACACGGGTGCTCTCCCCCTGAGAAGCCATTTCTAGGGCTTCCTCGAAAGTGGAGCAGCCAGTCAGCAGGCAACACAGGCCCAGGAAGGTCCCACCACCGAGGCTGTGAACGCACACAGATTAAAATAGAGATGATTACAACTTCTCATCTGGGGTttaaaattaaagacaaagagaaatgtagaacaaagtcaaataaactgctccaaaaaaaaaaaaaaaaaaaaaaataccatgcACATTCAGTTCAAATGCACTAATCtagtttctctctgcagcacaaaGGACAGAGGGCCATTATGTCGAGGAAAAGCGCAGCGCTCATGGTTCCCTTTCAAATCCACCAGACAGAGAAACCACACGTGAAAACAAACCagtggagggagaaggaggagggaaaaaaaaaaaaaaaaacttaccaAAAATACCAACAGCTAAACTGTCAGTTTAAGTAACTTCATTCAAAATTTAGACtgaacacaaactcacactAACAAAAGGTCCATTTTGCTTTGGCTCACGAGCAAAGAGGCGGTAAAGGAAGTGGTTTGGTAACtgacagctaaaaaaaaaaaaaaatgctgctacTTTTCACACTAAGGCACCAGGGAGACACGGAGGGCAGACGTCACCAAACAGACCACCCACTTGACAAGTCTGCACCCTCCTGCAAATCCCTGAATCACTAGCCCCCTTtacacagggggggggggggtgtgttgCGCCTTTATTCTGCCTCACTGTTCTGTATAAAAAGGTATGCAGAGGGTGGCATTGTGAACATTTATCATTGTGTCTGCGTTGCTCTGCAATTACGCCACCAAAAAGCTAGTGGGCGGTGGTGATTCcatgccactgtgtgtgtgtgtgtgtgtgtgtgtgtgtgtgtgtgtgtgtgtgtgtgtgtgtgtgtgtatcaagcTGGAGTTGGAGCTAACAAATGTCGAACAACAACTTTTACTGAATGTACTGCAACACATAAAAGATATAAGACGCCGGAGGAAATGTGCGAGTGTGTACAAGCATTGAACTTTTCTTTGCTTGTCCGGCCACTGAGAAACATGGACGAGCGGACCAATCACAGTGGTTGTGGTCTGCGTCGCCGCAACGTGTAGTTACATTTCTAGGGAGGTTGCACGTCAGGCCACAGCATAGTCTGTGGCGTAGTTTATGCGGTTACGGCGCAGCTACGGTGTCAACGCTGTGTGGACGTGTGGATAAATTGGTCTTTATATATCTTGCCTCTGACTCCAGAGCACTGCCATGGATATTTAAATCTGAGGCCAGTGAGCTGCAGAGCGAACAAATACATCCTAAATGTGTCATGCTGTACTTGACAAAtaaagatttgttgtttttttttcccctcattcttTTACTTATTTGAACTCTGCAGAATATAATCTGACCTGATAATAATCTGATGAATGCTATGTTAGTGAACCAAatcagtaaagttgtgggccaAAAGCTACAATAATGaactgaaagatgctaaaaagctCTGTCATGCTGAGGGGGACTGCAGGCTCAGGTGATAATCTCTTTTTATAATCAAGTATTTCAATGTTAAGCCACTACAAAGGCATCAGGAGCAATACTTGCACAGTAAATCTCCATCACTGATAATTACCTGGTCCCAGTAACTCGTTTGTAGTTGTTCTCAGAGTAGACGGCCAGGATGCTGACCCCGGACCCTATGTTGACCAGCAGCAGAGGATATGGGTTCTCCAGTGTGTAGGGCCTCTGGACGCAGCGATCTGGGTCTGTAGGGTTTTCGAAGTAGTAGCACTCGGAGGGGCCGCTGGACACCACCGAGTCGATGTACAACACCCCCCGAATTAAACACTCCAGCTCATCCAGCTTGTGAAGCTGCAGGTCCGccatcttttaaaaaacaaaacaaatgttgacagaaaaaagagaacatGTATAACATCACCAAGGGGATGTGGTCAGAAGAACACAGGCAGGAAACTGGGGGAGGGGGGACAGCAGGGGGTAAAAAGTCTCACGAAAACAGCTAACTCTACTTTTTTCTTCCCTAAAGTTGTGGGTAATTGAGCAATTGTACATCCCTCAGTGTGACTACAACATAACATATATCAGCCTTTATATGCGACAATCGAGAAAAAGTATTTTATCGTCATGTTTGTTAAATTTGTCAATGTAAATTAACGGATGAGTTATAAACTGtgcactgagctgcagcaggacacaTGAGGTTAACAACGTGTCAAAAgctgaattttcttttatttcttgcaCAATAAAGGAGAAACGTTAGACTCTGGTGCTCTTTTTGTTCCGTGTCACAATTTCCATCCCATGCTGTAAATATGTTGTAACCTCACaattctccctctcttttccttcccttccaTCCTCACTGTCCAGCCTGTAAAAGCAAACAGAAAGCATAAAACACTGCTGACCCACCGTGCGGAAATCAGACTCAAACTTGTACGCCCCCCCTCCGGTGGCGCACAGGGTGGTGTGGAGGCTGGAGAAGTGCTTGTTGCGGCCCATCTGCAGGAAGGCCGGCAGGTCGTGCGTGGGGAAGCGGATGAAGTGCAGGTTGCCCGTCCTGCCGCACAGTGTAAGGTCCTGCAGCTCCAGGTGCACGTCCCTGATGCCTGTTTTACCATAGGCGGTGTTGGAGGTTAGGTACCGCCTGATGCTCTTCAGGTTCTCcacctcttcctgctcctcctctgctgtgatgtCTTTGGGCTCGAAATACACCAGCTTCACCAGAGTGCCTCCAATGTCCATGCCAAACCAGGGAAATGCTGCATTATGCGAGATAATatatgcaacaacaaaaaaaaattattcactaacaaacattttgtcaaaaaaaaaaaatatatattatattgcatgttattaaaaacatatctttAATAGCTAAAGGCTTAATGGCagtggggacagagagagatgatgtcTCAGTGCTGGCCCACATAAAGGAGAGCAGCTTCATCCACAGGAGCTTCAGTACAGTGTGTACCGCGAACGCCATCTTGTTGCAAAATAGACCCTGGCTATTTACTGCCATTACAGCTCACTGATATTACATTGTAATACCACTGCTAAAATGATTTTGTTCGTTTAAGCACTACCCCTGCATATTATATgagctttttaaatttaatttcaggattttttttttattttttttttttaaatgatgtttttttcaaatctatAATTTCACCGACAGCCTTTCGTGGGGAACGCCTTCGGTTTTTGTATACATGCAACGGTACCTTCCCCAGTAAATACACTAAGCCCACAGTTAGCAGTGTTAACACCTACGCGGCCTTGTTTTCTTCACCGAGTCGATCCGATGCCTCGTCGTCGAGTTGGAGGTCCGCCGGTCGGATGCGGCTCTTCCGGCGGGCGCAGCTGCCTCATTGCTGGGCTCATTTCTGAAATAACCGGGCATCTCCTTGTTGGACCGCGGCTGCTTCGTGGGCGTTTCGTCTTCGTCGATAGTATCATCATCGCGCTGGTGGCCATTGAAAGCCATTGAAATGACTAACTAACTACATATATTCTATAGTTTATGATaaattaaaccattaaaaaccAATGGTTTACGTGGACAATAAGGTCCGAGAGTATAAaagctagctaattagccagctaAGTGGCTGTATCGTCACACACGGCTGAGGTACATCTTATTTATCTTCGCTGTCAAGAATGAGGAGGCGGGGTCAGCCGGTGATGGAGAGGAGCCAGAACCAATCAGAAGGCGAACCAGTCAGAACGGTTTATAAAAAGAGGatgatgtcacatttttttgatttctttttgggggataaaaaaacatgatctaCAATTGTATTTAAAAGcttaaattacatattttgttgcaattacatattttacacaatatactgtatatccctCCAAGTCTTTATATTTCAAGATTTGTAGAAAACcgcaaaaaatattatttttttgtgaagaCGAAGACACAATAAAAGATTAGTTTTATGATACaaaaaactcacacacaaataacaaaatttGGAGTGAAAAAATTATTTGGAATTTggaattatttgaaaaaaaaaaaaacatgaactagAAAATACAACGTTCAAAGTTTTCTACATCTCTCCCATcctttaaattattcattacTGAATTTGTAAATTACcttaaaatatgtacatatgtaaTTATTAATTGTCAGGAGTTATCTAAATAGATCTAAGTAAAATAACTGGGTCAAGAGTCCAGTGAGAGTGGACAGTGAGTCAGCATGATCAATACCAGGACCATGAAATTGAAGCAGCTGAATGGAGTTTAGCCATCATCTGTTTTATTAATTACTCCTGTGCTTTCGTCATAACAAGACAATCCAAGAAAGCTGGGAAAAGCACAATTTTATCAATTTTATAGAGCTGGCAATTTTAAAGAGCTGGCATTCAACATGCacttcaatatatatatatatatatatacacacacacacattacattaaattacatttattgatGCGATTGCTGAAATGCATAGCTAGAGACAGTGCATCAAACACTTATGCTCAGATTATATTTCATCTATATCTCTGCAGCCAAAATatccttttaaaatgtgcaaaaccTTCTCAATTATTTTTCCTGACATTTCTTGTAACTCTTAACTACTATTTACAATTAACTCTCACCCCACAAACATGACACACTCAACTTGTTTCtatttaaagaggaaaaactatggtaaaataaaatgtcatcaaacatTTACACCACATGACAGCCTAGTATGTTGTCTAGACCAGTGGTTGCCAAAGCACCTGCCATGCATACGGCAAGATAtgctcatttacattttttatagtACATTTTTGATCATGtttcattattataaaaaaaaagctaggcAAGTTTTACATGTACTaatttttatattacattttcaaacatcaaaACTAAAGACATAAGTAATAAccatcaaaataaacatttaaaaatccaGTTACACATACAACTAATGGAGCACAGTCATTACTTGCCTGGGAGACGGTgccaagaaagaaaaatcacgGAGTGCTATGGTTTTAAAAGAGTTTAAAAACCACTGGTATAGACTATGAACCACATACATTTtgcaaaatatgtaataaaattATGGCGTGTTTGGTTGATTGAGTGCTGAATATCTGAGACATGGTACATgctctgaaatgtttttcacacGTCCATCCATTCTTAAAACACATAATTAGATACctatatgtaaaaatatatacagaCAGAGCACAATCCATCATTTCCCTCTATCAACAGgagaagaaaatgtgtgtgatgctgaTGCCCTTTCTTCCACAGTCCACATTCAGTAAGATTCAGGTCCTTGATACTCTAATCATCTCTGGATAAAAGCCAACAGCCTTATCTTCAAAGTGCTTATCAGACAAGTGAACATacaaacatttctatcattAATACACAACCTCAGTTAACCTTTACAAACCAAATATGTACAGCATAAATTAACCTGAGATCTCAGCCCAGCTCCATGACGTTCCCTAACTAGAATAGGAAGGGTACATTTGGTTTTTGATCACTAGAGTCAACTCCATTCAACGTTTACATGATAGAACTCAGTCCAACTTAACGACACGACTTGAAATTAATGTCATGATCAAAGGTCTTGCAGCTATTATTACGATGGATAATTATCAAACAGCTGCCTCACGCCATCCAAGTCCAATGACTACAATAAGGCACCTTACCCGTAAGACCCTCTTTTAAAAGCCTTAAAGCCTAATCTTCTCTTTCCTTTAAATCCCCTTATTTCTTTAACTTCCACGCCATCAG from the Seriola aureovittata isolate HTS-2021-v1 ecotype China chromosome 13, ASM2101889v1, whole genome shotgun sequence genome contains:
- the pank2 gene encoding pantothenate kinase 2, mitochondrial isoform X1 — protein: MAFNGHQRDDDTIDEDETPTKQPRSNKEMPGYFRNEPSNEAAAPAGRAASDRRTSNSTTRHRIDSVKKTRPPFPWFGMDIGGTLVKLVYFEPKDITAEEEQEEVENLKSIRRYLTSNTAYGKTGIRDVHLELQDLTLCGRTGNLHFIRFPTHDLPAFLQMGRNKHFSSLHTTLCATGGGAYKFESDFRTMADLQLHKLDELECLIRGVLYIDSVVSSGPSECYYFENPTDPDRCVQRPYTLENPYPLLLVNIGSGVSILAVYSENNYKRVTGTSLGGGTFLGLCCLLTGCSTFEEALEMASQGESTRVDKLVRDIYGGDYERFGLPGWAVASSFGNMMSKEKRESVSKEDLARATLVTITNNIGSITRMCALNENIERVVFVGNFLRVNTLSMKLLAYAMDYWSKGQLKALFLRHEGYFGAVGALLELLHPS
- the pank2 gene encoding pantothenate kinase 2, mitochondrial isoform X2 yields the protein MAFNGHQRDDDTIDEDETPTKQPRSNKEMPGYFRNEPSNEAAAPAGRAASDRRTSNSTTRHRIDSVKKTRPPFPWFGMDIGGTLVKLVYFEPKDITAEEEQEEVENLKSIRRYLTSNTAYGKTGIRDVHLELQDLTLCGRTGNLHFIRFPTHDLPAFLQMGRNKHFSSLHTTLCATGGGAYKFESDFRTMADLQLHKLDELECLIRGVLYIDSVVSSGPSECYYFENPTDPDRCVQRPYTLENPYPLLLVNIGSGVSILAVYSENNYKRVTGTSLGGGTFLGLCCLLTGCSTFEEALEMASQGESTRVDKLVRDIYGGDYESFGNMMSKEKRESVSKEDLARATLVTITNNIGSITRMCALNENIERVVFVGNFLRVNTLSMKLLAYAMDYWSKGQLKALFLRHEGYFGAVGALLELLHPS